The genomic stretch TGACGTCCTAGGATTCATTGGTGGAAATTAATGTGGATTATTTCCCAAACTGTCCGACAGAAGCAGAGGCCTTCGCTATAGGCATGGCACACACCAAGTTTACAGATGACATTTTGCTTCCATCTCTGCTACCTCCAAGTTTATTCTCTGAGCCTCCACTTGTCCTGGGGTTCACTGTCCTTTTCCCTTCTTACCCCATGCTTACTGTTTGAGGGCCTCACGTTCCTTCCCCTCTCATCTCTATCAGCCGCACATTCAATCTTAGGCATAAGGCGCGGGTCTATAGGTCTATATCAGCCTCTCCATTCACATTGGCCTTTTAACAGTGACAGACACTAAAATGGCTCTAATCTAATCAGGTATCATCAGAGAGTGAGGGACCACCAAGGTTTCCCTGTTTTTCTGAAGCTGCACCATGGAGAAGCTCGGTACCTATATATACTTAGGAAACAGTAAGATTTAGAAGGAAAATCCCCAGTGAATTCCATGACAGGGGACTGGGTTGTAGCTCTGGCTTCTTTGCTTATAGGAGACAGGGTTTGGGCCCCAATCCTTGACCTCCCCGCCCTCTCAGCATCCTTCTCACACAGTGAGGACAGTAACACCTGCAGAGTCTGCATCTGCCTCACAGGACTGCTGTGCGGAACCACAGGACACTTCAGCTCCACACTGAAATAGCTGTGCTATTGTCTCTGTGATGCAAGGATGCTGTTGGATTGCATGGGGGAAGAAATTAAgtttaataagaaattaaaggcaAGAAAACAAAGCTTATTTTTGAGCACCAATGCCTCTGTCTCCCTAGAAATTTCTGCTCCTTTTAGAAGGATTGTCCAATGGtgttatgtatgtgtatgtggggaggggggtggtggtagtggtggatAGCAAACAATAAATCACTGTACAGAAGTGGTAGCCAAAGTAGTCAGAGGTTAAGTCCTGCCaaagatgaaggaggagggagaagaccTGATAAAAAAACATCTAAATTACTTTCTGATCTCAGTATTCTGTAAAACAGAGCATACAAAATACATTTCTAATGACGTTAAGATAAAAAATTAGCATACTCACTTGTTCATTACTAAATATGACCTAAAGTTGGAAAGTTTAAAAACTATTTCAGCAAGTTTTGCATAATGGATCAAGAAATACTTGTAATCAAGAttagatttaaagaaaataaataagagttaTATCAGGTTTTTTAAGGCCAAAATATAAatgacttttaatgtttttaaagctGACACAAATTCAATATGAGGCAGCAATGTAAGATTGCTAAAAAACATTAATGCAGTATGAGGAGGGACTTAATAGAAAGACTATATCTACCCATCTTTAGAACAACAATGAGACCTCCACTTCACAGAGTAGCCAAAAGACTCATACGAAACCCACAAAGCATCTAGTAAGGTAATCAGCTGCAGAAATGTCAATTCAAGTCCACAGTCATATCTTTTTCAAAATCATAGCAATTACTGCTCCTCCCATTCTTCTCTTCCTTGCAATAAAGGGTTTTGCCTTGTAGAATTTAACTTGGGCACAGTTCTTTGAAATTTCATGTGCATGGGTTTTGTCTGCTTGGTAGTTTTAAAAACCATTTGctacatatttacatattatgcctttatatttatttttaatttttttatttatatgattttataagcataaaaatttatgataaaataaaataaagacaatgtaGCTTTTTTGCCTTTGATGCCAAATTTAAATTCAATGGAATGCATAAACCCTGGCACATTGCCTCATCTCCACCAATACAAACACCAGCATAATCCAAACTTCTCCAGCACAGAACAACACCACGACCCCAGAAAGTTCCGCCTGTCATCTTTCGCCCTGCCTTGTGAAGTAATCAtggctctgattttttttttccaccagagTTTTGTCTcttctagaatttcatataaatgggatTATACAGAAAGTATCCTTTATCTAAGATTTCTTTCTCTCAGTAGGAGCATAGTATTTGTTTGAGACTCATTATGTTGTCTGCATCAGtacttggtttctttttattgAGTCTAGATATTTTTCAAACCCTGTGGAGACCAGGACTGTGCTGGAACTCTCTGCACGCCCCGTGGTACTTTTACAGAATTCTGCACCTTGTTTAGTGTTCCGTGGACATTTGGTGACTTGATGGGTGAATGAGTTAATGAGGTATGTAACCAATCAATAAGCCATTCAGACACAAGCAAGGTTCACTTTTCTAATCTGGACAGACTGGTAACGTTCAACTTACCAACCACCCACGTTAAACATCCTGTTCCAGAAGCCTGCTCGCAGCACTGTAGGAATCCAGGGATCCGCCCATTTGCACTTCTGCAGCATTTGCTGCATTCATGCAGCAGTGAGGTGCTGGCGAGGGAGAGAGCTGCTGCCCTGGATGGGCTCCAGCCTGGCTGTGGACAAGCCAACCTCGGGGCTTTGTCTCTTGCAGGCGGAAATGCTTACCTTCTATCTTTGCAAATATTAAACCTCACGTGCCTCCGATTGATTTATTAAATCACTGTAAAGGTCAGCAAAGAAATCCAGGTGCTGCCTGGAATATTTCTGTGGCCAATTAGTACCCAAATTGCAGAAACAGCATGTATTTCCTTGTAGTCAGAAAAGCACAACTGAGCAAACAGGGTTAGTATTGTTGACTCTGACCGATATCATTGTGACCTGCCTGAAACCGCTGTCCCTAGAGACCCTCTGAATGGTGATTGAGGGCCAGGCACTCGAAGCAGGCCTCTGGGAAGGAAACCCAGTGCCTTGGCTGGTTCTGTGGAGCGAGCATTTGGGGGTCAAAACCTATTGCCATCACTTCTGCTTGGACAGCAGTAAGTTCCTGTCATTTCTAATAGTGCACGTGTTCTGAATGCAAATGtgcttttcatctttaatttattCGAGTGACATTTTCTTCTGCCTCTGCGACAATGCAAATTTTATCTAGCTGCATAGCACACTTTGTGGTGCATCACTTTCCAAATGGGGGGCTGTAAAGTGACACACGTTTTATATTCAAATGAGGAAAGTCTTCTTTTAAACATATTTACCAAGACATAGGGGGATTCATGGACAATCCTGTGATGCACTTAttagacaaagaaataaactggaaaaaagaaaataaagaggaaagttACCTGTGGCTTCATCACACTATACATTCTTGTTGATTTTATTCCCAGTACTTTTGAAAAAGTTATGAGATCTGTGGAAAGCAGGACAAACTCCAATAAGGAGACACTGAGTGCCtgcctttctttttcattcctgatAGCAAATTGTAATGAGACTTTTTCAAAGAATACTCATTCACGAAGATGGAAAATGAAGATACCTTAATTAGAAAAATGGGGTTAGTCACGATGTGGCCATTTTAAAGAGTTTGGATCAGCCAACTTGCATTTTAGCACATTAATTACTAGAAAGGTGTTTTGTAAGCTGATGTTGAGAGTTGTGTCTAAGAAGTTACAACAtcacatcaacaacaacaaaaaggtccCATCTCCAGTTACACATCATGTTGTACTGGtggcattcattttattttacatcagGACATTTGGGAAACCTataataacacattttattattgCCACATTTTGTCTATTTAAATGGAACATATGCATTAAGACTATAGACCAGTCCATACTGGTACTGTCCCCTAAAGAGGAGAGGTTTATTACGTGCACATTAGTTTCTGGAGACTGCGGCATGCAATTACGAAATTCCATAGAGACAGGGAGGAGGTGGCAAATGTGGATGAGCAGAGCACCGCTTGGTGTGAAAGCAGGTGGAGCTTGCAGTAGCTGTGACTTGGTAAGTTATTGAACCTCTCTAGACTTTGCTGTGGTCTCTGAATAACTATCTCAAAGGGATTTTGTCATTATGAAATAATAGCAAATGCCTGTCACATGGTAGGTATCCACATTTATTTCCTTCATCCCTTCCTGCACTGAtctgctgagactgaccttgatgACATGGGTGTAACTACCTGATGGTGAGGTGGGTTGAGGCCCATCTTCTGTTCTGATCCCCACAGATCACTCTTGGCAGGAGAACTTGGCCCTCCTGACCTCCAGATTGAAGTTTTCTGCAGGCTTTGCCCTATAAAAACTTCAGCCTACAGAtaagctttttaaacaaatgccAATTCAGAACCTCTTTGTGACAAAGGGTTTTAGGATAATGAGCTGAAAAGCTGTCACTCACCAGGGCTACTCATCTGAAGTTTTTGGTTTTTGAAGTCTATTGAAGctagaaaagaagtaaaacattCTCAGTGGTTCTAAAAGAGTTAAACATGAAGGGCTTCAGTAAGGTGAATGTATTTTGCTTTTCAACCACATGGCCTCACATGGCCCTTTAGAAGAATATAGAGGTATTGAGTCTAACCAGACTGGTAGGAATTTTATTAATTGGTCTCATCCAcagatttctatatttatttatttattaaatatttattttttaattgtagttggcataatacctttatttatctatttatttttatgtggtgcttaggatcgaacccagggccttgcacgtgctaggcaattgctccaccgctgtgccacaaccccagccctctatatttattttttttttgaataatttttatctCCTAGGAGTGTGTCTTGTTGGCAGCCCTCAGTTGAGTTCATATTTACAAAGAATATGCTTCATGGAGAACAAATACACATATGTAATGAGACTTAAAAGTCTTCTAAAGAGACAATGACACTACATAAACAACACTGATGCGGAAGCATCCATCATAAGGGGACAgaaaagtcacttttttttttttaaagcattttctaaAGTTGCTCACTTCATTGTCCCTGTGACACACAGATCAAGTGCCACATAGGCTTTCAGAGCAAAATGctggaaagagaattttaaaaggaggatGACTggacagaatatttaaaaagagacagGCACCTaccaggaggaggctgaggtagggtaACCAAAACCCAGACCCAGGCTGGGCTCAGGATCAGTGCCCACCCCATGCAAGACTACAGTGCAGATCAGGTGTCTCCACCAGGAGCCCTTTAAAAACACACCAGAGATCTACATTCATAAAGATGGCGGGCATGCCCCTCCTCCCACTCTATTGGCCAGGCTCCACAAAGGCAAGGGCCCCTCGGCTCTGCGGGTCTCACCCTTCCCCACTCCTCTATGCTCCTTTCTCAGCTACCCCAAGGCCGGCAGCAGGTACGCCACcagtttcttctctctgcagcatcAGCCGGTCCCAGTCCTTTCCGGGCAGCCCTCTCTGCAGTCAAGGGCTTTCGCTAGGAGCCGTGGGAAAAAAAGTGCTGATGGACTTAAGATCTCTGAGGGTGACCTGACATCCTGGGGAAGGGAGCTGGCACAAAGGAAAAGAATCCATGAACAGCCAAGGGTGTGGTGTACTGCAGACTCCTGCACGGAGTGTGAAACTGTGTGGTTTACATGGAGCAGGTTAAAAAACCCGTTCGGCCACCTTTCATCCACATATGGGTAATGGGGCGCGGAACACTATATGGCTTATCCAGGCTCGCGCTTCGCCGCTCCTCTCTCCTGACAGAAGGAAGGATTTCCTCCTGTTGAACAGCTTATGGAGGAGACCAAAGATATTCAGGCTATGAAAAGTCTTCAGAGTAAGTACCCTAGCGTCTGCCAGGGCCAGGGTTCACGATAGCCTGGTGACCTTAGTCTTGAGATCCTGGAAGGTGTGCGCTGGGGAGACGGAGCTCCCCAAGTCTTGATAGATTCAACCACCCATATTGGCCGTTTCTAAATTTGCATCCTTCCAGTGAAActtctctgctgcagtccttccCTCTACCACGAAGAGGCTGAGGTATCAGAACCAGTTTTATtactctttcttaatttttaaggtCGGAAAGGACCTCTGAGGATAAGCCTTGCCCATCCTTTCCTCAAACTGTGGCGCTGCTCCAAGTACTTCGCTCTCCGAGGGTCACCGTGAAAGCGATTTTTCACTTTGCAGGTCTGAAAACACGTTTCGCCTTGGTGCGCCTCTTTAAAAAACACATCAGTAAGTTCGCATCAGATGCGacagcagacacacacacacacacacacacacacacacacacacacacacaccaaaaactaAATGCttgcttagaaaaataaatcttgggTATCTTTTGAAAATTTCTGCAATCTCTTTATGAAACTGGAGGGATTCAATGCGTGCGTGAAAACGCTCCGTCTACTGCAGGGCTGTATCCACCTGCAATTAGGGCGTGCCCCCTCTTTCAGGGATCTGGGTGCCTCCTGGAGGAAATCCATGGATTCCTGACTGCATCTGTTACCTATTTATTGTAGGGAATCGAGGAAGACTCATGCGGTTATTTTCTGTCCGTCCTAGCACTAGATGTCTAGCTGTCTCCGCCAGCCACCACACCCGCGCAGCAGCGTTTTGCTGAAAACCAGACACCTGCAGGGCTTGTGGAAATCATCAGGTTGGGTGCCACACAAGTGTAAAAAGAGGGGAGGAAACTTCTAATGCGATGGAGGTGGTGGTATCCAGCAGGGATTTAGCTGGGTGAACAAAGAGACAGCCTTAAATTCCCCGGTTGCAAGGCGCACCGCACCGCTGACTAGCAAGTCGGTTTATGCTTGGTTAGTTTCAAACTACTCTCGGCTCTCCTCCACCTACACATTTCAACACGCAAAAAGCATTCAAGGCTTCATACCCcgagaagaaatgagaaaaatttaggAACACTAACCCGTTGATTAGTTGCTCTAAAGTTAGAAATGCTAAAAAGAACACCTGCAGTGCTGCGGTTTacgtgtgtgcacgtgtgcgtctatgtgtgtgtgtgtgtgtgtttgggagcAGGTTCCCTATGCTGAGAAGCCGCGCGTTAAAGAAAAAGAACTAGGAGAAACAAAGATGAAGTAAAGAAAATGCCAGAAACAGCTacaaagaaatgtaaaacttCCCACCCTAAATGCCGCATCCCTGCAACCTTTGCCTATTATCTGAATCTCAAATGTTCTAGAGGCATTGCAACATTCCCAAAAACCCCAAGGGGGTGGAGGGTTACTAAGGGGGGTCCTTAGTGGGTAAGGGACGAGTTGGGGGTCAGGGTATCATACCGGGTATGAAAAACTAAGATGACAGTAGGGAAACAGAACCTGTTATTGGGGACACTTAAAAACCCGAGTGATACGGGATCCAAGTATAATAAGCAAGACGAGGCTGGgtgaagggaggaagagaaaggaaatgagTAGGGGGTCTATGGGGTCTCAGAGAAAAGACAGAGCCTCCGAGGAAAGCGGAAAGAAAGAAAGCCGCAGCTTCGCAGCTGCCGGTCGCTCGCCCCCGCCTTCTCTTTTGCGCAGAATCCACCCCTTGGCTGCAGCAGCGCTCTGCCCCCACTGGCCGGCGCGCAGTGATCGATCGCAGGCTGCGTCACAATCCTCCCGGCGTATAAATAGGGGTGCAGACCAGCGCCGAGCCGCACACAGCCATccatccttccctttccctttctcccccgtccttcctcctctccaggcCCCCATCTCCGCCGCGGGCCGGGGGGCTCTGGCCGCCAGCATGAGTTCCTTTAGCTACGAGCCGTACTACTCGACCTCCTACAAGCGGCGCTATGTGGAGACTCCCCGGGTGCACATCTCCGGCGTGCGCAGCGGCTACAGCACCGCGCGCTCCGCTTACTCCAGCTACTCGGCCCCGGTCTCCTCCTCGCTCTCCGTGCGCCGCAGCTACTCGTCCAGTTCCGGCTCCTTGATGCACAGCCTGGAGAACCTCGACCTGAGCCAGGTAGCCGCCATCAGCAACGACCTCAAGTCCATCCGCACTCAGGAGAAGGCGCAGCTCCAGGACCTCAACGACCGCTTTGCCAGCTTCATCGAGCGCGTGCACGAGCTGGAGCAGCAGAACAAGGTGCTGGAGGCCGAGCTGCTGGTGCTGCGCCAGAAGCACTCCGAGCCGTCCCGCTTCCGGGCGCTGTACGAGCAGGAGATTCGCGACCTGCGTCTGGCGGCGGAAGACGCTACCAACGAGAAGCAGGCGCTCCAGGGCGAGCGCGAAGGGCTGGAGGAGACTCTGCGCAACCTGCAAGCGCGCTACGAAGAGGAGGTGCTGAGCCGCGAGGACGCCGAGGGCCGGCTGATGGAGGCGCGCAAAGGCGCAGACGAGGCGGCGCTGGCCCGCGCTGAGCTCGAAAAGCGTATCGACAGCCTGATGGACGAAATCGCTTTTCTGAAAAAAGTGCACGAAGAGGAGATCGCCGAGCTGCAGGCGCAGATCCAGTATGCACAGATCTCGGTGGAGATGGACGTGTCCTCCAAGCCCGACCTCTCCGCCGCGCTCAAGGACATCCGCGCGCAATATGAGAAGCTGGCCGCCAAGAACATGCAGAATGCCGAAGAGTGGTTCAAGAGTCGATTCACGGTGCTGACCGAGAGCGCAGCCAAGAACACCGACGCGGTGCGCGCTGCCAAGGACGAGGTGTCCGAGAGCCGTCGCTTGCTCAAGGCCAAGACTCTGGAGATCGAAGCGTGCCGGGGTATGAACGAAGCCCTTGAGAAGCAGCTGCAGGAGCTAGAGGACAAGCAGAACGCCGACATCAGTGCTATGCAGGTACCACACCTTCCAAAACCCAGGTGGGGTGAGGGGACTGCGAAACCCAGCGGGGGGGGGAGTTGAGCGTGAGCCCACAAAGTGTACAAAAGGGCGAGGCCTCTGCTTGCCGCTATTAGAGGTAGAACTTGGCTTCTTGGAGACTGgtaagggtggggagggggtgaagtggggagggggtgggtggggtggggtggggcgtgACTGCAGTCTGGGCGAGTGCTCGATGCAGTTGAATCCGTGTTCCGCAGGAAAGCTGCCCTGCCCTGGGAGCGGGCTgactgggggaggggaagaggtggAAGTTGGGCGTTGCCTCCAGCCAGCGGTGACATCCGGTCTTTACAGATCTGCATTAATCACATTACTTTCAGCACCTATTGGTTAATAAACATGGCGAATAGCTTCTCGTTAGTTAGGAATCTGCATGCTTTAGGACTAATTTTTTTACcaacctctctctccttttagcTGGTATATAGGAATCAGTTAACAGTATTTTAGGTAGTTAGTGATGTTCATATTaaaccatttctttttaaagcttcTCCATCTTCCGAGGAGTAGAAATACAGATACATAGAAAGTGTTTTAGATAAagtcattttgtttaaaaatctagCTAGTTCTTTCCCCTTTAAAACAATGAATTCATTTTCCTGATTATGACCTGACTAAAGAAAAGTTAATGAGAAACAAAGTTGTTCTAGCAGTGTGGCTTTTTGGAGATCTAATGATGATCATTAGACTCTATTaactaaagacattttttaaaggacttttttttccattaattatttttttttcttctcatgcttCTCAGAAGcaggatatatatatttaaaaccatGCAGTTTTAGGGGAGATTTTATACAAAGCGTGCACTTTGATCTTAACAGAAACTAGGCCTTTGCAAATATATTCCAGAATAAACGCAGAAGGGATTTATgcttggattttttaaaatctccaacAGGACACAATCAACAAATTAGAAAACGAACTGAGAACCACCAAGAGCGAAATGGCCCGCTACCTAAAAGAATACCAAGACCTCCTCAACGTGAAGATGGCTTTGGATATTGAGATTGCAGCTTACAGGTAAAATCAGGGGGGGTAAAGGTGGCCACCATTAAGCCTTGGAAGAAAATCAGATTACAGTTAAAATTATGTCTAATCAGGAACCTTCAAGAATACtcctttgaaataattatattttgggGCTTCTTCCAAAAACGTTTTCAGACAAATACATAAGAATTTAACCCTGTAATAATAAGTCCTGTTCTTAGCTTTTTgacatgttttaaatttaataggACTATTCCGggcttttttgctttgttttgtctcAGTCACTGTATCCCTAGTCAATAAGTCTTGTTGATGGTCAGCCCTGCTTCTTGCATTTGTCTTTGAGGGTGGCCTTTGGGGGAAATGACGTGTGATGGATTTGGAGCAAGTCCTCCAAAACATTATCGATTGtttttggggtgttttttttttaccccacCCTTTATCTGCCTCCGCAGGAAACTCTTGGAAGGCGAGGAGACCCGGCTCAGTTTCACCAGCGTGGGCAGCTTAACCAGCGGCTACTCCCAGAGCTCCCAGGTCTTTGGCCGATCTGCCTACGGAGGTCTGCAGACCAGCTCCTACTTGATGTCCGCCCGCTCCTTTCCCTCTTACTACACCAGCCACGTCCAGGAGGAGCAGATCGAGGTGGAGGAGACCATCGAGGCTGCCAAGGCCGAGGAAGCCAAGGACGAGCCGCCCTCTGAAGGGGAAgctgaagaggaggagaaggaaaaggaagagggtgaggaagaggagggagccGAAGAGGAAGAAGGTACAATAGAGACAAACCCCTGCAACTTTAGGTGCAAAGTGGGTGTGGGTATTTGTTAGGCCCTGCGCAAGCTCTATGTCCCGTGTAGGAAAGTTTTCCATTTGTAGGTGATTTTGAAATCTGAACCAAAATGAATGCCAGACACCTCATGATACTGAGCTTAGGCTTAGATTACTTCCACTACCTGGAAGTAATCCATTTAAATATGTGCTCCCTGGCAAACGGCTTGTGGCAAGCCTTCTGAGAATGGTCCATTGGGAAAGTGGAACCGAGAGGTTTGGGGTACGCATTCTGAGAATAATGCAGAATAACTGCCAAAACCTATCTTTGCAGAAATGTTGGACTGGACTTAACCTGGCTTTggattttgtaaattttctttttgtgttaaaGCTGCCAAGGAAGAATCTGAAGAAgctaaagaggaagaagaaggaggaggtgaaggtgaagaaggagaagaaaccaaagaagctgaagaggaggagaagaaagaagaaggtgCTGGGGAGGAGCAAGCAACCAAGAAGAAAGATTGAGCCCCGTTTCCCTCATTATTCCAGGAAAATTTCTCCCGAAATCAGGTCAACCTCATCACCAACCAACCAGTTGAGTTCCAGACCCCATATGAATTAAGAAGTCAATATACGTACAATTCTGAGATGACTTAGGTTGGACATTCAATGTTGTGCTATGAATTTTCTCCTTATGCAGAGTATCCGTTTGCTTGCAGAGTGGCTTTCTGGCTTGCTACCAGCCTGTGCATGGTCCACGCTTATGAGTTCAGGATCTATGGCAATGTGAATCATTCAGATGTTTACAATAAAATCacaacacaaataaatgaattcactaATGTCAATGTTAAACTTCGTGGAAAAATAGTCCTTTGAACCTTTGGTGGTTAGAAATTAAAGACCTTGAGTTATGTgcaataaatagtaaataaagttACATTGAA from Ictidomys tridecemlineatus isolate mIctTri1 chromosome 14, mIctTri1.hap1, whole genome shotgun sequence encodes the following:
- the Nefl gene encoding neurofilament light polypeptide, translating into MSRGSMGSQRKDRASEESGKKESRSFAAAGRSPPPSLLRRIHPLAAAALCPHWPARSDRSQAASQSSRRINRGADQRRAAHSHPSFPFPFSPVLPPLQAPISAAGRGALAASMSSFSYEPYYSTSYKRRYVETPRVHISGVRSGYSTARSAYSSYSAPVSSSLSVRRSYSSSSGSLMHSLENLDLSQVAAISNDLKSIRTQEKAQLQDLNDRFASFIERVHELEQQNKVLEAELLVLRQKHSEPSRFRALYEQEIRDLRLAAEDATNEKQALQGEREGLEETLRNLQARYEEEVLSREDAEGRLMEARKGADEAALARAELEKRIDSLMDEIAFLKKVHEEEIAELQAQIQYAQISVEMDVSSKPDLSAALKDIRAQYEKLAAKNMQNAEEWFKSRFTVLTESAAKNTDAVRAAKDEVSESRRLLKAKTLEIEACRGMNEALEKQLQELEDKQNADISAMQDTINKLENELRTTKSEMARYLKEYQDLLNVKMALDIEIAAYRKLLEGEETRLSFTSVGSLTSGYSQSSQVFGRSAYGGLQTSSYLMSARSFPSYYTSHVQEEQIEVEETIEAAKAEEAKDEPPSEGEAEEEEKEKEEGEEEEGAEEEEAAKEESEEAKEEEEGGGEGEEGEETKEAEEEEKKEEGAGEEQATKKKD